One Aegilops tauschii subsp. strangulata cultivar AL8/78 chromosome 7, Aet v6.0, whole genome shotgun sequence genomic window carries:
- the LOC109762050 gene encoding uncharacterized protein, with protein MRPRGRGDDPDDDEDYESSPQRSAPGSDAEPEEPAPPPPQPARAPLSSLVVRPSPPPPPQDNGASSPSPARSSPSPVGDAQGRRRGSSLPRRRREFSSPDPRIRERRRSPPPPARRRPGSPPPPQRRRFSPPGYQPRPPRFYDEPQGYGMHAGPSPPRQRRLESSNFDDAIGPRYTHGYEGNGRGYARGGRGYEVGGRGYEGGGRGGARFRDVSPPYGRGGRSHGRGGYNGPGKEFILIDGEYVHRNDPNLSPREGDWICQNPSCGNLNFARRSHCNNCNKHRYESSRSPHRGYFDSPPRVPARPLGPPSDRAPPREMARYKPAPRDWGVGDPRSYPARSPPDRVGRFSDPLQSERGFRGERELRDPVKFEWSAAEYKQRERPHGGLYLDRSRSPQGSWGSDMRDRSRSPAGNRPMKGAFLGRGRPDLEYGGSYVGRGRLDAGRGRGRGRGRVYRPGGDPYPGEGRDDRRAALHGRDDGRY; from the exons ATGCGGCCGCGCGGCAGAGGCGACGACCCTGACGACGACGAGGACTACGAGTCCTCCCCGCAGCGGAGCGCCCCGGGGTCGGATGCCGAGCCCGaagagcccgcgccgccgccgccgcagcccgcgCGCGCGCCTCTCAGCAGCCTAGTCGTcaggccgtcgccgccgccgccgccgcaggatAACGGCGCGTCCTCCCCGTCCCCTGCCCGTTCGTCCCCCTCCCCCGTCGGGGACGCCCAGGGTCGCCGCCGCGGGTCCTCGCTCCCGCGTCGCCGTCGCGAGTTCTCGTCGCCGGACCCCCGGATCAGGGAGAggcgccggtcgccgccgccccctgcGAGGCGCCGCCCTGGCAGCCCGCCGCCCCCCCAGCGTCGCCGCTTCAGTCCACCTGGTTACCAGCCTCGCCCCCCACGATTCTACGACGAGCCGCAAG GATATGGCATGCATGCTGGACCATCACCTCCGCGCCAACGCAGATTAGAAAGCAGCAACTTTGATGACGCTATTGGTCCACGTTACACCCATGGCTATGAAGGGAATGGTAGAGGATATGCAAGGGGTGGTAGGGGATATGAAGTGGGTGGTAGGGGATATGAAGGGGGTGGTAGAGGAGGTGCAAGGTTCCGAGATGTTTCTCCACCATATGGAAGAGGAGGCAGGTCGCACGGGAGGGGGGGCTATAATGGTCCTGGAAAGGAGTTCATTCTAATTGATGGAGAATATGTTCACAGGAATGATCCAAATCTTTCACCAAGAGAAGGTGATTGGATATGCCAGAATCCGAG CTGTGGAAACCTCAACTTTGCTCGAAGAAGCCACTGTAACAACTGCAACAAACACCGCTATGAGTCTAGTCGCAGTCCTCACAGGGGTTACTTTGACTCTCCTCCACGAGTGCCTGCAAGGCCGCTTGGTCCACCAAGTGATCGTGCCCCTCCAAGAGAAATGGCCAGGTACAAGCCAGCACCCCGTGATTGGGGTGTGGGTGATCCTAGAAGTTATCCAGCTAGATCGCCTCCAGATCGTGTAGGACGATTTTCAGATCCATTGCAGAGTGAAAGGGGTTTCCGTGGTGAACGTGAGTTGCGTGACCCTGTGAAGTTTGAGTGGTCTGCTGCGGAGTACAAGCAGAGGGAGCGTCCACATGGTGGGTTGTATCTTGACAGGAGCCGATCTCCTCAGGGGAGCTGGGGGAGCGATATGCGGGACAGAAGCAGATCTCCTGCAGGTAACAGACCAATGAAGGGTGCTTTCTTGGGCAGAGGTCGACCAGACCTAGAGTATGGTGGTTCATATGTAGGCCGGGGGCGGTTGGATGCTGGGCGCGGGCGTGGACGTGGGCGTGGCCGTGTTTACAGGCCAGGAGGTGATCCATACCCCGGCGAGGGTCGAGATGATCGGCGCGCTGCTCTTCATGGTAGGGATGATGGACGGTACTAG